The genomic interval TCTGGATTTCAAACACGAGGAAACAATCGACGCGGTGACGTCACCGATATCCAGGTCGAACACGTCCAATCCAATTTTCTTGCGTATATcttatttgtacttttactggTAATACAGTATTTTGATGCTGTAGTATtgcttttacttgagtaaaaatgTCAGAGCAGGAGGTATATGAGTATTTTTGATCCATTACATCACTGCTTTTCTTTAATAGTGTTATGATCAGTTATTCCTAATTGCTTGTTGTGTGTCTGATTTTTCTTAAATTCCTGTTAATGTTGCTTTGATTTAacttattaaaacattattgtttaatttgatcCTTTAGTAAAGCATGAAAGGTGCCATACAATAAAGTTatctttattatttgtattgttgttgttgttattattattattattattattattattattattattattattattatatcactGTTGTTATTATGGatattattattaccattattatagtgttattgttgttgttgttattattattatcattatttgtaATTTATAATTAAATTTATTATCAATGATAATATTACTATAAccagtattattattaatacaattattattaccacttattatcattgttgttgttgttgttgttgttgttgttatcctCGTCATCAGCTCCGTACCGCCCCCTGCTGTCCCGTGTAGAGCAGCGCAGCTCCTTATATGGTGCGTGTCCGACATCCGGCCGGTCCCGCCTCCCCCTGCAGGCTGAAGCCGGGGATCGTTTGAGGAATCCGGGACagagtcagtcagctgtggacCCCACAACCAGCGGCAGGACGGTCCAGCCCGGAGGTCCTGACCGGAGCTTCAAGCGCTACATTCCCCCGCTGACATGGATTAACAGCAGCGGAGACAGTCAGCGTTGAGCCCAGGGTGAGTGATCCAAACGTCCCGGTGCTCAGTGAGTCAGAACTGAAGGAGTTCTGGATCCATGAGGACCAGAAACACTGACTGCAAACTAACTTGTTAGCTCGCGTGCTAACTTTGTAGGGATGTGAGCTAACGGTGTTAGCCGTTAGCGCCACAGCCCCTTCTTCATTCAGACCGAACAGAACCAGGACTGTCCAGCTTTAATCTGCCAGTATGAGGTTTAAACTTTAGTTCTTACCTGAGAAGAATTAACTGGATCCGTCCGAACGAGCTCCAGGCGCTGGTTAGTGAGTTAGTGAGTGAACTCGAGCTGCTAGCTAACTAACTAGTCGGTTAATGTCACCATCCCATTATAAACAGTAACAGGTAGAACAAAGTTGTTAGCCTGTTCGCTAACTTTATACGGTTTTCTATGGAGCTAACGGTGCTAGCCTTTATCTCACAGTCCCTTCATTAAGATGTTTCTCTATAACTGCAGTTAATTACTTTAATAATGTTAACTTTAAGAGTGTTAACCAGCTAGCTAACGTCAATATTTATAGCTAACTTGTTAACTGACCGGTGTGCTACCTTTAGGGACGCCTCGTAAAATCCTGTTctaaaattaaatgaaacaaggtttaatttttctttttagatacTTAAAtgaacacatatatatatatatatatatatatatatatatatatatatatatatatatatatatatatatatatatatatatatatatgatacaCCCATGTAAATATTTCTAATTATGATACAAACACatatcataaatatatataaatatttaattgtaTGATGTTGTTGAGTTAGAGGTTGAAACTTGAAAAAATATGATTTCTTTCTCACataatttgacctttttttagaaaatcaaatatttgtAACTCTTATATTTATCGGACATTATAGCACATCTAACAAAAGAGTGTCAATTTACAACCAGAAGGACATGACATGTTACACAaagtaaaataagataaaaagaGAACAGTAcactaaataaaacacactgtcaTAAATCATCCATTTCTTTAGTTCACTATCATAAGTATTGTGTCTCAGTCTGAGCTGAAGAGCTTCTCCGACATCTCAACAGTCTGGTACCAGTTTGTTgttattgcctttttttttacttgtgatCAATAACATCATGGTTAGATATCCATCACTACCAGTGACGTAATCATTTATTCTTCCAAGTTACATAACTTCACATTCCTTGGGTTTTATCTCAGAATGTTCTTGGTTATAATATGCACATTAGCCCGAAACGATTATATCTTCTGAtgttcccaaaacaacaaacaaagtgtgtgtgtgtgtgtgtgtgtgtgtgtgtgtgtgtgtgtgtgtgtgtgtgtgtgtgatttgccTCAATATTTCCACATAAGACAACAATTAATTTCAGTTACAAAGAACACATCTTAACACATAAATTAAGACATAAAACTTTGAttcagagacaataaaagattgtaaaaacAGCGAGAAAAGGTAAATTGAAATCTTTTAATGAAGTCTTTTAATAAGATGCCATAAATATTACTACtctgatttaaaagaggtgttGTTGACTAACGCAGGTGCTGACAGCCGACTCAACACAGGACAGCTGACTCACTTTGAGCTGCAGCTTCTGTCAGAAAGGTTCTTtatgaataaagtttattattaggTTTTTATATAAACTTGAACTTGAgctatttattatatatttattggATCTGTGAAATTCCAGCTGATGAACAGCTGCTGATCTGAAGCCAGATTACTTTTATTGACATAAAAAGTGCAGCGTTCACAAACTCTGATACATGAAGTGGCTGTTTGCATctttaaagaacaaataaacagagatgatgatgatgaagatggaatattaaatcatccatcttttcTCTTTACATCTCAGCTGTGTAAGAACTGCAGGTTATGAACTTAAAGATTATCTGTATCAGCCACGAGAAGCAGAAAATGATCAGTTGTTGGTAATAATCCATATCATGCATCTGTAGTTATGATCTCTGGAAACAGATTTATCATATCGGCACATATTAGGCAACATATACGCAGGTACGATGTGTCTGTGGTACATCGCCTGCGTTATGTGAGCAGGTCGGTGGTTCATGTTTGTTTCCGGCAGGTCAGGCTGAACTTTTGCGTCTCGGCGTTGGAGAGACAAACTGTTCTGATGTCTGCCAGGTGTTTGTCCTCCTAATCGGAGACACCTGATGtgctgaaaaatgttgaatgcgtgactgaaggatccggtgaaGCTCTGCAGGCCGAAGCCTCGCCGTGTGTGCGGATCTCCTGGCTGCAGGCTGACTGAGCAAGCTGCTGCATTATTAATGTGTGACATGATTTCCATTCAGAGAGGCCGCCAGCTCTGTAACCGGAGCCAgctcagcctgctgctgctctgcccGGCTTGTTTCCGATGTAGATCAGCGTGTCTGCGGAGCTGAAATGTGACAGGAGAGTTTCTTCAGTGACCTGGATTGTGGAAGTGAACGTCCCGTTGATCTTTACTGGGAACATAGAGGCATAAATCATCAGAGACGTGTCCACTCTCCTCGCAcctcttttttatgttttagatGCACAAGACCATGTGGAGTAAAAGCTCTCAGTACACATTGATTTCACAAAGCTTTAATCAGTccgaggaaactgctctctgcAGCAGTCTGTCTCGATAAAGACTTCTCCTAAAGACTGTCGTGGAAGTAATTAAGCACCGGGGTTGTTCCGATACCGACACCAGTATCGGAAATGCCTAAAATGCTGGAACAGCTGAACTCTAAGTGCAGATCTGATGCCCAGGATTtatcacacacagcagcacctcTGAGTGCAGCTTCATTTTTTACTGCGCGAGGAGACAATATCTTTAATATCTAGAGACTTCCTGCACATAAGCGACTTacatttgttgacatttgtgttctttctctttttcaaatAATAAAAGGATGAAGCCGGTGAGTCACAACCTTTTAGCTTGTGGGTTCTTAAAAAGCTCAGTGTGTGGTCGGGTCCCTGTGTAGGGACGGGACAATGAAAGGTTTCATCACGATAAAAACACCAATAATAAGTTGATTTACATTGTTTGGATAATTGTGAGTGTCTTCACATGAAGGGTTGGTAAAGCTGTGTAGCTCACTGAGGAACAGTCCTGCAGCAGTGTCCTGGTTCATTTTGAAgcttctgtttccttttttactttAAAGTTTTAAGAGtattttgatgattatcagGATAATATTGTGAATCGTTTGGTGAGATTAGATGTTTGTGTCGGACCATACCTCGTGCTTTGTCTTGTTTCAGATGCGTGTGACTTGTTATCAGCCTTTTTATTAACTAAtatttcttctttcctctctctctctgacgaCCTCTCAGATTTTGAGCttgttgtttctctctgtttttgttttaacgaacaagttcaacattttaaatgtgtttaatgagaGACTGTGTGTAAATGTTCCCTGTATTTACCCCCCAGTCAGATGAATAATGAGCTttaactgttgtttcttcagcCCCTCCCCCCTGCGGTGGCCAGGCGGCGTCATGGCGTCCCGACTGCTGGACCGTCTGAAGCGCTCGCTGTTTAAAGATGGTCAGGGGGCGGGACCCGAGCAGGAAGCAGGTGTcgtccaggaggaggaggaggagtttaAAGAGGGTGACTGGGAGGCGGAgcttgaggaggaggaggagtgtgtgacCGATCGGCTCGGGGGGACGCTGTGCTTCgacagcggaggaggaggaggaggaggaggaggaggaggaggagaggatggagccGAGGGCGAAGGCTCGGGGCTGGACAGTGACTCCGACTTCCTGGGAGAGTCGATGGAGGAGGGGCTCAGCAGCGCAGGTGAGGTGGAGCTCTGCCTGTCAACACGATGAGGCTCATGAACGAACGTGTTCACAATCTTACCTGTGATATTAGTTTTTTTCTTGGTTGATTTCTTCAACGTTTTTCTTAGAACGTTCATCTGGACTGTTTCCTCACATATTCACCAACAGACACATGTATAGTGGATTAAAGTCACTTTAGACCTGGCACCAGATGCTGCCCTGTCACCTGACCCTCTCTCACCTGTCCGCTTCAGACACCAGTCCTGTGGGCGTGTCTCCTGTAGCCccgtctccctcctccacctccctgctGACACGGCAGCTTCAGGAGAGCTGGAAGAGTCTTCGTGGGCTCGGTGGAGGAAGCCCCACCCCCGCTGGGAGGCGACTGACTGACAACCTGTTGTTCGAGGTGACGGATGCCAGCGTGGTTCAGGACAGCTCCTCCAAATATGTGGTGAGTTCAAACAGCTGacgatgagtgtgtgtgagtgtgtgtgtgtgtgtgtgtgtgtgtgtgtgtgtgtgtgtgtgtgtgtgtgtgtgttacaggattATTAcacaggtttgtttgttttctgatttatttttagctGTCAAACATGATCAGATCTTACAACATCCTCACTGTGAACTGACTTACGACTTCATTTTTACGActgcacttgaacgcaccacTTCTATAAATCCGCCCTGTCAGGTTCGTCTGCAGGATGATTCTTTAAAAGTAAATCCTACCTGAGGGAGATATTTAAAAGATTTCTGCGTTCATCAATAAAAATGTCGCGCCGCCTCACAGAGAACCGCACGctgtctccctgcagctgtACACCATCCACGTCATCCAGTCCGGCGGCAGCGATAAGACGCCGGCCATCATCACCCGCCGGTACTCCGACTTCCAGAGGCTCCACGCCACGCTGCGCCGTAACCATGGAGACCAGATGGAGCGTGTCTGTTTCCCACGTAAGTAGAAATTAATCTGTCAGCTGTCTGAACGTGAAGCCGGGAGGCTGGTTTCATGGGTGTTGGTGGTTTGAATCCTCAGCCTGGCAGGGTGAACACACAGATGTAAACTCTTTAATGAAAAGATAAAGTTATATAAAGATGTGATGGACAGATGATAGACCAACGTGAGTTCCGCTGCCTGACTGGTTCATGTTTGCTGTAACGGTGAgagttcacttcctgttttaaccCCTGCAGGAAAGAAGCTGCGCAGGAACTTCACGGCGGAGACGATCGCCAAGAGGAGCCGGGCGTTCGAACAGTACCTGTATCACCTGTGTTCCCTCTCTACCCTGCGGGGGGCGCTGTGTGTCCGGCAGTTCTTCTACCTGACTGACCTGCAGGCCGGACAGCTGCTCATCAGGTAACACATATGGAACTTTGTTGTACATTATTATCTTAACACAATATAAATGTGCTGAAATGTGGCTTTGACTTCTGTTGGGAAAGTTTCATATCTTAAAGATTTGATATATTGTTTTAGACAAACCGACCCGTCAGTCGTAACTCCTGTGTTcctcatcttttcatttttgttcagtATCAATAATGTAGCAGACGAATAAGGAGTACTGAAAAGAGAAGTGAGatcaatataaatgttaaaggTAAAGAAGAAATGATACAGCTACGAGTTGTTGAGTTTCCCTCGATGGGGCCGTGAGCCTGAACGCCTCCTGAGGAAGCAGTTTACTATTTACTTTATATTACAATAACGTGCAATCTGATAAATAATACAACATATAATCAACACACAGAATATGATGATTGTTGTAGATTAAGATGAGACATCAcaagaaatatatatttacaataatataatatatatgattCTGAATTGGGCCATTTTACATAATTAGTACTTTTGGTACTTGCTGATAATATTTGCAGGTATTTTACTTGTAACTAGTATTTATTGATTGTGTTTACACTAGTATTTTTACACAATAGTATTACCACTTTTACTTAAAGGGTAATGCCACCAATTTTCCACATTTAAGTGCAGGAATCTgcatgtatctgtaatctgataaattacctccagtgatgACACTCAGTGGCTGAActgcatcgtgggtaatgtaggcagcagaaTTACAGATGACATGCATCTTCTTTCCCTCCTTGGTAGATTTACccttaaagttaaaggtagaggTAATCTGTGAGTCAGAATCAGCTGCTCAGTTTTAATCCTGACATTAGTttgaaatttaatttaaagtcaTTAATAGTCGAGCCGTCGACTTGTAGCTCTCCTGTCTTCTGTCCTTTTCCATCTGTGAGTATTTTTGATAAACAGACGTCTCAGTTCTCTCGACTTGTCGCTCCACTGTTGGTAGTTTGAGTTTGTGTTGTGTCGTTGAGGGTGGGACGTTACCAGGAGGCCTTGGGTCCGCTGCTCAACGCCAAGAGACTGCAACACAAACTGGGCTGGGCGAGTTACTATGACAACCAGGCTCAGGCCCCACCCCCGGCCTCCTCCCATTGGTTCTTCACCCTGGTGGGGCTGTCGAGCTGTTTCCAGGAAGTGGACCAGCTGGAGGAGGCCCGGGATCACTGTGACCACGCCCTGCGCGTTCTGACGCCCGCCGAGACTGAGACTCACACCGAGGACAGGCCCCTCCCACTCACAGACGAGCCCCACCCACAGACTGACCAGCATGACTCATCGCAGCAGCGTATAGACAGGCCACACCCCCTTCTGTTGCCGTTGTTACGGGCGGTGGTACGGCTGTCGTGGCAGACGGGAAGAGACAAGCGCCGGTGGGAGGAGCTTCTGCGGCACATGGAGGAGCAGTGGGCGGGGCTAGACAATCAGCCAACCATCAAAGAGTTTCTGGTCAAACACAACCTGGAGGAGAGCGAGGGGGAGGGctagctgcacacacacaccacacacacacacacacacacacacacacacacacacacacacacactgcagagtaCAATCACTACCAGACGAGACGAGTGCTGCGGCCGGCGAGCAGAAAAAACACCTGAGAGtttttgattttatacatcATAAGAAAATCATATTTCTAAATACACGTGAAGATTGTCTCTCATAACACTCCAGAAACATactaaacaaaggaaaacaacaaaggTGAGATAAAAATAGTTGTAACATTTGGAGAAAGAAGTCATTATAGTTTGGTtacacattcaaaataaaggcaccaaaACTGCTGAGTCAGGTTAAAGTACAGAtctggtttggcttaaaataacttAAACCTTTAAACTAGAGTTCAACCTGAGCTGGATCTGTAGGGCAGTACTGATGTATCAGCAGAatataaacatacacacacgtttCACTGTGTTAATCAAACACAAAGTGACTCATACTtatgatattttacagtttaactgTCAACTTGTCAAATATGAGATCAGCATTGAAACGATGAACATGACTGTTGAATTTAACACCGAGCATCATgttctgtaaaaacaaacacagacgcaGACACTTacatatctgtgataggccgaCTGTTTCAGACAGTTACGTGCGTTACGTCAGAAAAAAATCCTATTTTAAGAATAGAGTTGTAACGAAAAGACAGTTTGACATCATATTTTGCCTTTTCCTCAAATTTAAAACTTCTTTTATCAGAATATTGAAACTTCTCCAGATTCTCAGTGGCCGTGACGCTCGTCATCACTCACCTGTTCAGTCACACTCCTGAAGCCTTAAAGCAGGTCGGCGCTCAGCGATGGCGCTCTGACGCATCAGATCAGAACGTTTTTACTCCGACTTCACTCTGATCCTACGAGAATAATCATCGTTGTTGTCAATCGATCAGCTGTTTCTCTCGCTGATCAGTTTCACAGATTGATTTGCATCTTTTGAATCCAGCTGCctcagaaagaaaacagtgatgCACACGTGTCTGTTTAGCACTTTTCTGTGAAATCTGAAATAACTTTTAAcagactattattattattattattattattattattattattattattattattattattactactactatgGGGATTATTTACAGGATTTACTTTGAAATTAAGATTCCAGTTTAGATTTTAGGAAGAAACGTATttattgcactttttaaatcataaaGCAGCATCTTGGCTCTTTTCTCCTGCAGCGGGCGATTTGATTGGacgctgtgtgtctgctgcagcgTGTGAGCAGTCAGAGAGGCATTAAATCACCGGCAACCTTTTATCAGCGGGAGCCATTAAAGCACTTAGAGACTCGTCAGCTGACTCACACGCGGCTGTTTCAGTCTTTACTTCAGCTCCACATCAGATGCGTTCATGGAAcactctgctgctcctcagTGATGAACATGTTTCTGCGTGTGGTTTGGAGACCGGATAAGGGATTAATATAGATGTGAAGACTTCCGAGCAGGAATGTCATTTTTAATCTTACAGGTTGaaagttttttgtgtctgtttggaGGAAATGATCCGATGTGAAGAGTTAAGAACGAGgtttttaatgctgctgtgaAACAAGCGATTAATGAGGGATGAGGGGACGgcattaaagacaaaacacagagggaAGATCATAAAGCATTAAATCTGACCGCTGGATTGAACGAGCATTAACATGATAGACTGCACATGTACAGGTGCAGACGAGCTGCTGACACCTGTCGCCTCCTCACTGACTACAACAATATGcacagttacagtaatactccACATGTACTCAGCCTCACTGCGATGCTTTCTTCAGAGCAGCTCTCTCatttcctgcttcttcttcttcttcttctctgcatcctgaaaaaatgtgttattctgtttaCAAAAAGTATTATCAGTATTTGTATTTCTGAGTTGACCCCACACAAATCAAATCCAACAGTCCTGAAATGTTCAGAACATTGTGACCTAATCACACAGCTCGTTACACTGAATGCACACGGACTTTCTGTAACGGCAGCACGACTGTCGCCTCCGTTACCGACGTACCATTTcaatttgattgattttttaaGGCTGACACCAAAATTGAACTTTAAGAGCCTGTAAAAAGGTTCAACGGGCTTCATGcaagaaaacttaaaaagacTGAGGCTGTTCAGACCGGTTCAACATCTGTCCTGACTGTTCTGATCCCGTGTAGTCAGATCCAACAGTCCACTTGCCGGAACCATTTGAGATCCGATCTCTCGGAGGTGTTCTTGGATGTAACCACGTTCTCTTTCTGATTTATGTCTGGACTCTCTTCACCttccagtgttagcagcagatgtttgtgatcactctgtttcaactgatccaaccacaacatcaccagactcccttaacaaatgatGTGATTCTgagagttgttgagtgaggagaacattgatcagctgttagaacgaactgtttacactgatttcaccatttacactccatttatgaaagagcACAAGATTTTGTgcagaaagtccccagactcccttaagaaaTCTGccaatttagtgagttgttgagttggagacactttataaactctgtgaaactctgtctctgactcattctgcattatttggaccttcttgttcattcagcaaatgttctacatgaacttctttctgtctttgagtagaaacatggagtctgtttgtctcagtgatggacgggtttgtttcatacagagcaggaagtgacatcacatcacaggtgGTCACTGACGGAGCTGAACACTGTGATCGATCACAGTCAGTCTGATTCAACACTTCAACTGCACAAACTTCTTAAATCATCACGTTGTAGCTCGTTTATTACGTTTGATTCTGAACATATCGTCGCCTCCACAGAgccaacacagacacagatctCAGAGAGATAAAAGAAAGACATccaaatttaaattaaaaattcaCCCTGAGaaggaaacaaaataatgatattacattatgttttatttgttatttattttatttcagttgacGTTTAAACTGAGTGTTTCTTGCATGAAGCTCGATATTAACCCAGAGAGaatatttctgctgttttgGATCCCAGTCGAGAAACGACAGATATTGAAATGAATtcaatgtgtttaatgtgtttaatgtgtttaatgtgtggACTGTTTCTAAATCACCTTCATTTCACTTCTGCACGTCTGTTTAATCCTCAGAAACTCTGAATGTTGTCATTGTCACTTTTGACAGCGTTACAGAAAGCATTCTGAGGTCACATTGGAGATTCCTCTGAATATTTCTTAAATCACAAACAATTTacctttttataaaaaaaaaacaaccttttgcGGTTCAGATTGAAGATGTGTTGCAGCATCAGATTCTTACGTTTTAATACGTGATGGTTTTTCTATCttgtgaatgtgtttctgtgtttcggCTGCGTTTCCACTGAGACGCTGAGCTCAGACGCTCTCAGTGGAGACGCAGCCCGTCTGCAGCGCTGCTTCGTAGCTACATTCAAGTATATTTTCAAGTATATTTTATGGAATAAATTTGTTACAAATAAGTTTTCCTCTCTGGTTATTCCTTTATTTCTCCTGTAGCTCCGTGTTGTGGATCAGTATGAAGACATGTATAACAGAGCTGAACACGAGTCAGCTGTGATGttacatgtgttgttttctctgttgaTGCCGCGAGGCTAGCAGTTTCCCCTTGcttacagtctttatgctaagctaggctaatcacATCACATGTCAGGAGAGTTCAGAAGTTTGTTTGATTTCTTCGTTCTTATCTGGAAGTTTGTCACTTCAATTCAGATCAGAATCTGTTTGTTGCTGTTCTCGTTCACTCACATTACAGATCATCTCTCCTTCTGTCGTTCACgtcagctgattgatttcagaatgtgtttcctgtttgtgtttccaggcTGTTCTGGCTTTACTTTGTTCAACTTTGTTCTCCAGTAGAAGCAGAAAAGACTTTTCTCCAGCAGTCGTCTCACGACTGGAACGAATCGTGAccttgaacaaaacaacagatttcTCTGGTTGGATAATTTAAGAAGACAAAAACTTTACAGAgttcttttttggttttttagccattttaatgtgtaaactTCAGATGTTATATTTTCAAATATAGCAACTTACAAATGAGAACACGTTCAGAGTGCTGTGTTGTTGTAATACTGTCGAGAAGGTGAATCACAGgtttttttataaataacatAAACAATGACTTCATCTATCATTCACTTGATTATTTCCACCTGTGACATGTTTTTATCTGCTGTGGAAAACTCGTCACCGGAGACTAAATGAATATGAGTGTATTTTTTaccttcagtgttttaattCTTGTACCTTTGACTTCTTCTTTATCTGGGttattctcttctctctgtttcgGTTTTCTATACTGATGATTCAGCGAGGAGAGTTTCACAAACACGAGAGAGGAACACGAACCAGACCTTTACCTCCAGGACGCCCAGAATAACTCCTCCAACCTTACAcctctatttttatttattatcccGTCGGAGCGGTGATGTAACGTCTTCTTCCTGCCGGGGCGGCTTCGTGGGACAGAAGATGATGTGACGGCAACTTAAGGGTGATAAAGAGTTAAGTTGTTTAAGTCACTTAGGCACAGTCAGttcagtcctgtgtgtgtgtgtgtgtgtgtgtgtggaggtgaatCACCTTTAAGAAACACCCCTTCTGCAAAAACCAGcataaaccagcaccaaaaccagcaccaggtgctggttttggtgctggtttatgCTGGTTTTCCCAGCAGGGACTGCAGTCAGCGTTCAGCGCTTCTTTTATCTGTCACTCACAAAAAACATTGGGACGCCGTGTGACTACAAACAGCACAAATGCAACAAATGttaagtttttatttgtctttgtggATTTTTCTACGTT from Sparus aurata chromosome 7, fSpaAur1.1, whole genome shotgun sequence carries:
- the snx21 gene encoding sorting nexin-21; its protein translation is MASRLLDRLKRSLFKDGQGAGPEQEAGVVQEEEEEFKEGDWEAELEEEEECVTDRLGGTLCFDSGGGGGGGGGGGGEDGAEGEGSGLDSDSDFLGESMEEGLSSADTSPVGVSPVAPSPSSTSLLTRQLQESWKSLRGLGGGSPTPAGRRLTDNLLFEVTDASVVQDSSSKYVLYTIHVIQSGGSDKTPAIITRRYSDFQRLHATLRRNHGDQMERVCFPRKKLRRNFTAETIAKRSRAFEQYLYHLCSLSTLRGALCVRQFFYLTDLQAGQLLIRVGRYQEALGPLLNAKRLQHKLGWASYYDNQAQAPPPASSHWFFTLVGLSSCFQEVDQLEEARDHCDHALRVLTPAETETHTEDRPLPLTDEPHPQTDQHDSSQQRIDRPHPLLLPLLRAVVRLSWQTGRDKRRWEELLRHMEEQWAGLDNQPTIKEFLVKHNLEESEGEG